Proteins encoded in a region of the Mycolicibacterium chitae genome:
- a CDS encoding ABC transporter substrate-binding protein, which produces MSYESTAEPIKVGYLMDFTLPPGFPEELLNSFTRTFDLVFEEAVEQGLMDRPVQMIYREVEGLPKGSVKAVIDAYGELVDEGCLVVFGPNITDNCVPLREAIEERFKVPAISVTGTDDWLGEWTFAFPQGSMTDEPIFLIDLVAKRGLKEIGVLVEQNLIGESYLKNLRSAAARKGIRIVAEAAIAQTAQDINAAVATLHEAKAEAIVHLGFGFGIVFINPALEAVDWDPPRFTTTAFQNAWVNPIMWNAFLGWVGVDQYDEGNPVGQAWLDRYAARYDGSRPEYCVSVVNHDVAATLVRAFTDAHPLSPRGVKEALERVKMMPAASGAPGTRVSLGKWTRRAWMGSGYLVARTLDADGINSHLVDRFGEDT; this is translated from the coding sequence ATGTCCTACGAGAGCACCGCAGAGCCCATCAAGGTCGGCTATCTGATGGACTTCACCCTGCCCCCGGGATTCCCGGAGGAACTGCTGAACTCGTTCACCCGGACCTTCGATCTGGTCTTCGAGGAGGCCGTCGAGCAGGGCCTGATGGACCGGCCGGTGCAGATGATCTACCGCGAGGTCGAGGGTCTGCCGAAGGGTTCGGTCAAAGCGGTCATCGACGCGTACGGCGAGCTCGTCGACGAGGGCTGCCTGGTGGTCTTCGGACCGAACATCACCGACAACTGCGTGCCGCTGCGGGAGGCGATCGAGGAACGGTTCAAGGTGCCGGCGATCAGCGTCACCGGCACCGACGACTGGCTTGGCGAATGGACCTTCGCCTTCCCGCAGGGGTCGATGACCGACGAGCCGATCTTCCTTATCGACCTGGTGGCCAAGCGCGGCCTGAAGGAGATCGGGGTGCTCGTCGAGCAGAACCTCATCGGTGAGAGCTATCTGAAGAACCTGCGAAGTGCCGCTGCCCGCAAGGGAATTCGGATTGTCGCTGAGGCGGCCATCGCGCAGACCGCGCAGGACATCAACGCCGCGGTCGCCACGCTGCACGAGGCCAAGGCCGAGGCCATCGTGCACCTCGGCTTCGGCTTCGGCATCGTGTTCATCAATCCCGCCCTCGAGGCCGTCGACTGGGATCCGCCGCGCTTCACCACCACCGCGTTCCAGAACGCCTGGGTCAACCCGATCATGTGGAACGCGTTCCTGGGCTGGGTCGGGGTGGACCAGTACGACGAGGGCAACCCGGTGGGGCAGGCCTGGCTCGATCGGTACGCCGCGCGGTACGACGGCAGCCGGCCCGAGTACTGCGTGTCGGTGGTCAACCACGACGTCGCGGCCACCCTGGTGCGGGCCTTCACCGACGCCCACCCGTTGAGCCCGCGCGGGGTCAAGGAGGCGCTCGAGCGGGTCAAGATGATGCCCGCCGCCTCCGGAGCTCCGGGAACCCGTGTCTCCCTGGGGAAATGGACCCGCCGGGCCTGGATGGGTTCGGGGTACCTGGTGGCCCGGACCCTCGATGCCGACGGCATCAACTCGCATCTGGTCGATCGTTTCGGAGAGGACACCTGA
- a CDS encoding CbbQ/NirQ/NorQ/GpvN family protein: MSNESGLAYQNGARPQTESARPYYQAVGNEETVFKAAYRQGLSLVLKGPTGCGKTRFVEAMAHDLGRPLITVACHDDLTTADLVGRYLLRGDETVWVDGPLTRAVREGAICYLDEVVEARQDTTVVLHPLADYRRQLPIERLGVTLDAAPGFGLVVSYNPGYQSVLKDLKDSTRQRMVAIEFGFPQPDVEEGIIAHEGGVDRATAVELVRFGQAIRRLETGGLREVASTRVLIAAGRLIAEGLSIAEAARVAIAGPLTDDVAVTRGLNEMIDIYLGEAAPGH, translated from the coding sequence ATGTCGAACGAGTCCGGGCTTGCCTACCAGAACGGTGCGCGTCCGCAGACCGAGAGCGCCCGCCCCTATTACCAGGCGGTCGGCAACGAGGAGACGGTGTTCAAGGCGGCCTACCGCCAGGGCCTGTCGCTGGTCCTGAAGGGCCCGACCGGCTGCGGTAAGACCCGCTTCGTCGAGGCCATGGCCCACGACCTGGGCCGGCCGCTGATCACCGTGGCCTGCCACGACGACCTGACCACCGCCGACCTCGTCGGCCGCTACCTGCTCCGCGGTGACGAGACGGTCTGGGTCGACGGGCCCCTGACGCGTGCCGTGCGCGAGGGCGCGATCTGCTACCTCGACGAGGTCGTGGAGGCGCGCCAGGACACCACAGTCGTTCTGCATCCGCTCGCCGACTACCGCCGCCAACTACCGATCGAGCGACTCGGTGTCACCCTGGACGCCGCCCCGGGCTTCGGCCTGGTGGTGTCGTACAACCCCGGCTATCAGAGCGTGCTCAAGGACCTCAAGGATTCGACCCGGCAACGCATGGTCGCCATCGAGTTCGGTTTCCCGCAACCGGATGTCGAGGAGGGGATCATCGCCCACGAGGGGGGCGTGGACCGCGCCACCGCGGTGGAACTGGTGCGGTTCGGTCAGGCGATCCGGCGTCTCGAGACCGGCGGGTTGCGCGAGGTGGCCTCCACGCGCGTGCTCATCGCGGCGGGCCGGCTGATCGCCGAGGGCCTGTCCATCGCCGAGGCCGCTCGCGTCGCCATCGCCGGACCGCTGACCGACGACGTGGCGGTGACCCGCGGGCTCAACGAGATGATCGACATCTACCTGGGTGAGGCGGCGCCAGGCCATTGA
- a CDS encoding nitric oxide reductase activation protein NorD, whose amino-acid sequence MLASALAGRPVGVSPLSAGEPSWTDGRTIFLDPSAPPGERTAAVAVHASLIAAGSLDPEVIQPLVRHSRVAKRYLAVEGHRALVANTTMLPGRLLGLADPTVGGVSDGTATSLALARGREKLQSAPPSFGVLRPKKVLAAAAAAARQVDHEQVGHVPRQQSNPDLEELDEDAVDDSDDPDLFSSPVGGGGAIGKLLKKLLSSARKTGGNGGGPPGADAPTHRINSANRGAYAVSSLATVNTEEVVDVEKDGLKYPEWDAERGVYRPDWCTVREVAATIKPSATQAIEGAVGVRRPLARLGMGLHRRHRQPQGDDIDVDAAVEARVEVRAGSVPDEAVYLDSLRRQRDLSVLLLLDISGSTAEPGTVGRTVHEQQRVAVAHLMVALHDLGDRVALYGYYSSGRTAVNMVPVKRFDDHLDAQILRRLNSLEPGAYSRLGAAIRHGSAVLEDRGGTSRRLLVVISDGLAYDHGYEKAYGAADARRALTEARRRGTGCVCLTVGASTDVAALRRVFGSTAHATIAQPDHLATVIGPMFRSAVRSAEVRRRVA is encoded by the coding sequence ATGTTGGCCTCGGCGCTGGCGGGCCGTCCCGTCGGGGTCTCGCCGCTGTCGGCCGGCGAGCCGTCGTGGACGGACGGGCGAACCATCTTCCTGGATCCGTCGGCGCCGCCGGGGGAGCGCACCGCCGCCGTCGCCGTGCACGCCTCCCTGATCGCCGCCGGCAGTCTCGATCCCGAGGTCATCCAGCCCCTGGTGCGGCATTCCCGGGTGGCCAAGAGGTACCTCGCCGTCGAGGGACACCGCGCGCTGGTGGCCAACACCACCATGCTGCCGGGGCGGCTGCTGGGCCTGGCGGACCCGACCGTGGGCGGGGTCAGCGACGGCACCGCGACCTCGCTCGCGCTGGCCCGCGGCCGCGAAAAGCTGCAAAGCGCCCCGCCGAGCTTCGGGGTCCTACGGCCCAAGAAGGTCCTGGCGGCGGCCGCCGCGGCCGCCCGGCAGGTGGACCACGAGCAGGTGGGGCACGTGCCGCGGCAGCAGTCCAACCCCGACCTGGAGGAACTCGACGAGGACGCCGTCGACGACTCCGATGATCCCGACCTGTTCAGCAGCCCGGTCGGTGGCGGCGGGGCCATCGGCAAGCTGCTCAAGAAGCTCCTCTCGTCGGCGCGCAAGACCGGGGGCAACGGCGGTGGGCCGCCGGGTGCCGACGCTCCGACGCATCGGATCAATTCGGCGAACCGCGGCGCGTACGCGGTGTCGTCGCTGGCCACGGTCAACACCGAGGAAGTGGTCGACGTCGAAAAGGATGGGCTCAAGTACCCGGAGTGGGACGCCGAGCGCGGCGTCTACCGACCGGACTGGTGCACCGTGCGCGAGGTCGCGGCGACCATCAAACCGTCGGCCACGCAGGCCATCGAGGGGGCCGTCGGCGTGCGGCGTCCGTTGGCGCGCCTCGGCATGGGACTGCACCGACGGCACCGTCAGCCGCAGGGGGACGACATCGACGTCGACGCCGCCGTCGAGGCCCGGGTCGAGGTCCGGGCCGGTTCGGTGCCCGACGAGGCGGTGTACCTCGACAGCCTGCGCCGCCAGCGCGACCTGTCCGTCCTGCTGCTGCTGGACATCTCGGGCTCGACGGCCGAGCCGGGCACGGTCGGACGAACCGTCCACGAGCAGCAGCGGGTGGCGGTCGCGCACCTGATGGTCGCGCTGCACGATCTCGGCGACCGGGTGGCGCTCTACGGCTACTACTCGTCGGGGCGCACGGCGGTGAACATGGTGCCGGTCAAGCGTTTCGACGACCACCTCGACGCGCAGATCCTGCGGCGGCTCAACAGCCTCGAACCCGGTGCGTACTCGCGGCTCGGCGCCGCGATCCGGCACGGGTCGGCGGTGCTCGAGGACCGTGGCGGAACCTCGCGGCGGCTGTTGGTCGTGATCTCCGACGGCCTCGCCTACGACCACGGTTACGAAAAGGCCTACGGCGCAGCCGATGCGCGCCGAGCCCTGACCGAGGCCCGCCGCCGCGGCACCGGCTGTGTGTGCCTGACAGTCGGCGCGAGCACCGATGTCGCCGCGCTGCGCCGGGTGTTCGGCAGTACTGCGCACGCCACCATCGCCCAGCCCGATCACCTGGCCACGGTCATCGGGCCCATGTTCCGCTCGGCCGTGCGTTCGGCCGAAGTTCGCCGTCGAGTGGCATGA
- a CDS encoding SDR family NAD(P)-dependent oxidoreductase, which yields MIDFAGQTAIVTGAGRGLGRLYALDLARRRASVLVNDLGGSMGGEGTDTSVADQVVQEITAAGGRAVASYDSVDSPAGGQAIVDAAVAEFGRVDAVISNAGIFNSIPFDQLSPNDWRRMLQVHLDGGFYLSQPAFKVMAGQNYGRFVFISSSAGNFGQPLEAHYAAAKTGLVGLSNVIAIEGAAYGIRSNTVLPTGFSRMVTETVGDEKFLAESGFMRAIRPELVVPLVTYLASAACEFTHRNYSACAGRYARVFVGLAEGWLADPADDPSAEDIRANIDQVSDTERFTVPESIVDEVLEVCGRLGISAMPGGAEVAFPAPSTA from the coding sequence ATGATCGACTTTGCCGGCCAGACCGCGATCGTGACCGGAGCCGGCCGCGGACTGGGCCGGCTCTACGCCCTCGACCTGGCCCGACGCCGAGCATCGGTGCTGGTCAACGACCTCGGGGGCAGCATGGGAGGCGAGGGCACCGACACCAGCGTGGCCGATCAGGTGGTCCAGGAGATCACCGCGGCCGGCGGACGCGCCGTCGCGTCCTACGACTCAGTGGACAGCCCGGCCGGCGGCCAGGCGATCGTCGACGCCGCGGTCGCGGAGTTCGGGCGCGTCGACGCGGTGATCAGCAACGCCGGCATCTTCAACAGCATCCCCTTCGACCAGTTGTCGCCCAATGACTGGCGGCGGATGCTGCAGGTCCATCTCGATGGCGGCTTCTACCTGAGCCAACCGGCATTCAAGGTGATGGCCGGGCAGAACTACGGCCGATTCGTGTTCATCTCGTCGTCGGCGGGCAACTTCGGTCAACCGCTGGAGGCGCACTACGCCGCCGCCAAGACGGGGTTGGTCGGGCTCTCGAACGTCATCGCCATCGAAGGTGCCGCCTACGGGATACGGTCGAATACCGTTCTACCCACCGGCTTTTCGCGAATGGTCACCGAAACGGTGGGCGATGAGAAGTTCCTGGCCGAGTCGGGGTTCATGCGCGCCATCCGGCCCGAACTGGTGGTGCCCCTGGTCACCTACCTGGCGAGTGCGGCCTGCGAATTCACCCATCGCAACTACTCCGCCTGCGCGGGCCGCTACGCCCGGGTCTTCGTCGGCCTGGCCGAAGGCTGGCTGGCCGACCCCGCCGACGACCCGAGCGCCGAGGACATTCGGGCGAACATCGATCAAGTATCGGACACCGAGCGGTTCACCGTTCCCGAGTCGATCGTCGACGAGGTGCTCGAGGTGTGCGGTCGGCTGGGCATCAGCGCGATGCCCGGCGGGGCCGAGGTGGCGTTCCCCGCACCCAGCACCGCCTAG
- a CDS encoding CobW family GTP-binding protein — translation MATVPVIALTGHLGAGKTTLLNHVLRTPDARIGVVINDFGELNVDAALVTGQVDEPASIAGGCICCLSDEGGLDDALAKLADPKLRLDAIILEASGLAEPVAVGRLIRFSGVDNVRLGGVVDVIDAATHFDTVDRDPTPPARYSASSLVVVNKLDQIPEAERAGVFERIEARIRQSNEAVHVVGAVGAKIDPALLFDIAGAEDQSSQLSLRELLLEDAADHDHAHVHPHDGAHAASVTATSTGDVDPGALLDLLEDPPAGVYRMKGVVAVRSRDRSRRYLVNTVGATVHIGAAPPKAPSNSLVAIGTGLDVDEVRARVEAAVRPVDGPAPAAGFRRLQRYRKLSI, via the coding sequence GTGGCAACGGTGCCCGTGATCGCACTGACCGGACATCTCGGCGCGGGTAAGACCACGCTGCTCAACCACGTGCTGCGCACACCCGACGCCCGAATCGGAGTGGTCATCAACGATTTCGGCGAACTCAACGTCGATGCCGCGCTGGTGACCGGGCAGGTGGACGAGCCGGCTTCGATCGCCGGGGGCTGCATCTGCTGCCTGTCCGACGAGGGCGGCCTCGACGACGCGCTGGCCAAGCTCGCCGACCCCAAGTTGCGCCTCGACGCCATCATCCTCGAGGCGAGCGGGCTGGCCGAACCCGTCGCGGTGGGCCGGCTGATCCGGTTCAGCGGCGTCGACAACGTCCGACTCGGCGGTGTCGTCGACGTCATCGACGCCGCGACCCACTTCGACACCGTGGACCGGGATCCGACTCCGCCGGCCCGATATTCGGCCTCCTCGCTGGTGGTGGTCAACAAGCTGGACCAGATTCCCGAGGCCGAACGCGCCGGCGTGTTCGAGCGCATCGAGGCCCGGATCCGGCAGTCCAACGAGGCGGTCCACGTGGTCGGCGCCGTGGGGGCCAAGATCGATCCGGCGCTGTTGTTCGACATCGCCGGCGCCGAGGACCAGTCGAGCCAGTTGTCGCTGCGGGAACTGCTGCTCGAGGACGCGGCCGACCACGACCACGCTCATGTCCACCCCCACGACGGCGCGCACGCCGCCTCCGTGACCGCCACCAGCACTGGCGATGTCGATCCGGGCGCCCTGCTCGACCTGCTCGAGGACCCGCCCGCCGGGGTGTACCGGATGAAGGGCGTCGTCGCGGTCCGCTCCCGGGATCGCTCGCGCCGCTACCTGGTGAACACCGTCGGGGCGACCGTGCACATCGGCGCGGCGCCACCGAAGGCGCCGAGCAACTCGCTGGTCGCCATCGGCACGGGACTCGATGTCGACGAGGTGCGCGCGCGGGTCGAGGCGGCGGTGCGGCCCGTGGACGGTCCGGCGCCGGCGGCGGGGTTTCGTCGGCTGCAGCGTTACCGCAAGCTCAGCATCTGA